From Drosophila nasuta strain 15112-1781.00 chromosome X, ASM2355853v1, whole genome shotgun sequence, one genomic window encodes:
- the LOC132795484 gene encoding membrane metallo-endopeptidase-like 1 — protein sequence MCKLRLLLHLLCLQLVCGSSQNQTLDYLWHHMNPKIDACVDFYEHACGGWAKAHPSDAYYSQLGQLDYNYKSRLITMLNREPNANEPRFVKLLRDNYRSCRRQRIKFKASHFVHFLLEWSESVWKLLKLLKLDHGLELLPHYESSDEAEKADIEWLRQITVNWPHKQSGSAAAAEFLPLKRDEFRRLYQQLDLPHGVAREQLWLQLEQLELQLSQLPHNVSSGKVLSLQQFPDHWLLPLPLHPESSQMLDTHWRHYKQRLPRLLATHSLPVLLPYALLRLLHKLQLRGAPQFTSHECAGQTHELLTHAAVWLLQQESEERQLMTDTMQQLFEQLRQRFALKLQENRNHFGAPAQRFLRDKLQRMRLQVSVLPGGDADEELRLLETHYAPLQLNVSDYFGNLLAILQQLKNWQQQQDALEADGENNNTIAAAAASLHLLQPDGYGSYASPFFMPGRNLVLVPHSLLAPPIYWPKQPALLTQSALGFLIGHEMSHGFTPTDVIYDARGTRGSRQQRQQLRASEHFVRQSRCFRRKYKDMTDEKFCDINGLTLAHEAFVATSSATVAANKSMQQLFFLNVAQFFCQLDELQLGQDSDVYGGSRQRINDAVFTLAAFNSAFDCSSPVRDECQLY from the coding sequence ATGTGCAAGCTGCGCTTGCTGTTGCACTTATTGTGCTTGCAACTCGTGTGCGGCAGCAGCCAGAATCAAACACTCGACTATCTGTGGCACCACATGAATCCGAAGATCGATGCCTGCGTTGATTTCTACGAGCACGCTTGCGGTGGCTGGGCAAAGGCGCATCCAAGCGACGCCTACTACAGTCAGCTGGGGCAACTTGATTACAATTACAAAAGCCGTTTAATCACGATGCTGAATCGCGAGCCAAATGCGAATGAGCCACGCTTTGTCAAGCTGCTGAGAGACAATTACAGATCGTGTCGTCGCCAGCGAATAAAGTTTAAGGCGTCCCATTTTGTGCACTTTCTGCTAGAGTGGAGCGAAAGCGTGTGGAAGCTACTTAAGCTGCTGAAGCTGGACCATGGTCTGGAGCTGTTGCCACACTATGAAAGCAGTGACGAGGCGGAGAAAGCGGATATTGAATGGCTGCGTCAGATAACCGTGAATTGGCCACACAAGCAATCTGGCTCAGCGGCTGCTGCCGAGTTTCTGCCCCTGAAGCGAGACGAATTCCGACGGCTCTATCAGCAGCTGGACTTGCCACACGGCGTGGCACGAGAGCAGCTTTGGTTGCAGCTCGAGCAGCTGGAGTTGCAGTTGAGTCAGCTGCCACATAATGTGAGCAGTGGAAAAGTGTTGTCACTCCAACAATTTCCCGATCATtggctgttgccgctgccactgcATCCGGAGTCGAGTCAGATGCTTGACACTCACTGGCGTCACTACAAGCAACGCTTACCACGCTTGCTTGCTACACATTCGCTGCCCGTGCTGCTGCCCTACGCATTGCTGCGATTACTGCACAAGCTGCAGTTGCGTGGGGCGCCACAGTTTACGAGTCACGAGTGCGCCGGACAGACGCACGAACTGCTGACGCATGCCGCTGTCTGGTTGCTGCAACAGGAGTCGGAGGAGCGACAACTGATGACTGATACGATGCAGCAGCTGTTCGAACAGTTGCGTCAACGCTTCGCACTCAAGTTGCAAGAGAATCGAAATCATTTTGGGGCACCAGCTCAGCGCTTTCTACGCGATAAGTTGCAACGCATGCGATTGCAGGTGAGCGTGTTGCCGGGCGGCGATGCGGACGAGGAGCTTCGACTGCTGGAGACGCACTATGCGCCGCTGCAGCTGAATGTTAGCGATTACTTCGGCAACTTGCTGGCGATACTGCAACAGCTGAAGaactggcaacagcagcaagatgCGCTGGAGGCGGATGGAGAGAATAACAATAcaatagcagcagctgctgcttcacTGCATCTGCTGCAGCCCGATGGCTACGGCAGCTATGCCTCGCCATTCTTTATGCCTGGTCGCAATCTCGTGTTAGTCCCGCATTCGCTGCTTGCACCGCCCATCTATTGGCCCAAACAGCCGGCGTTGTTGACGCAAAGTGCACTCGGCTTTCTCATCGGACACGAGATGTCGCACGGCTTTACGCCCACCGATGTCATCTACGATGCGCGTGGCACGCGGGGCAGTcgacagcagcggcaacaactgCGAGCGAGCGAACATTTTGTGCGGCAATCTCGGTGTTTTCGTAGGAAGTACAAGGACATGACCGATGAGAAGTTCTGCGACATTAATGGACTCACTTTGGCCCACGAGGCATTTGTGGCAACTTCCTCTGCGACGGTGGCAGCCAACAAATCCATGCAGCAACTCTTCTTCTTGAATGTGGCGCAGTTCTTTTGCCAACTGGACGAGCTGCAGCTGGGGCAGGACTCTGATGTCTATGGCGGAAGTCGACAGCGCATCAACGATGCTGTCTTCACATTGGCGGCCTTTAACAGCGCCTTCGATTGCAGTTCGCCGGTGAGAGACGAGTGTCAATTGTACTAG